The proteins below come from a single Pandoraea apista genomic window:
- a CDS encoding cytochrome c biogenesis protein DipZ, with protein MTLLILAYLGGILTIVSPCILPVLPFVFSRAGQSFSRSVLPMLAGMVLMFALVATLAAVGGSWVVQANQYGRWLALALVALFGATLLFPKLAERLTHPLVSLGDRLSQSAQTDGIAKDAVTSGPRPGPSFLLGIATGLLWAPCAGPILGLVLTGAALQGASVGTTLLLVAYAAGAATSLALALLVGGRVFAAMKRSLGAGEWIRRGLGGLMLAGVAAIALGLDTGVLAQVSTASTGGIEQKLVEQLGARRHDAAHTDTPGQNAPAADQANAGGAAMTATGGAMMLAAVDAPAPLPVEGQLPSLDGAVQWLNSPPLSAQALRGKVVLIDFWTYSCINCLRTLPYVKAWAQKYRDQGLVVIGVHAPEFAFERDIGNVTKAVHDLGVDYPVAIDNNYAIWRAFNNQYWPAHYFVDAQGRVRYHHFGEGNYAESERVIQQLLREAGAKQVAGGIADVQANGVQQAADMRDVASPETYVGYERADHFASPGGAVRDQASDYRAPSMPSLNQWGLAGGWRVGPEQATATETGARIVYRFHARDLHLVLGPDTNGKPVRFRVTIDGNAPGNAHGTDVTADGAGTVTSQRLYQLVRQSAQAGEVRDRTFSIEFLDPGVSAYAFTFG; from the coding sequence ATGACTTTGCTCATCCTTGCCTATCTCGGCGGGATTCTGACAATCGTCAGCCCGTGCATTCTGCCGGTACTGCCGTTCGTCTTCTCGCGTGCCGGCCAGTCTTTCTCGCGCAGCGTGCTGCCCATGCTCGCCGGTATGGTGCTGATGTTCGCGCTGGTCGCCACGCTCGCGGCCGTGGGCGGGAGCTGGGTCGTGCAGGCCAATCAGTACGGCCGCTGGCTCGCACTCGCGCTGGTGGCGCTCTTCGGTGCGACACTGCTCTTCCCGAAGCTCGCCGAACGGCTCACGCATCCGCTCGTATCGCTTGGCGACCGGCTGTCGCAGTCGGCGCAAACTGACGGCATCGCCAAGGACGCCGTCACTTCCGGCCCGCGTCCCGGCCCCTCGTTCCTGCTGGGGATCGCCACCGGGCTGCTCTGGGCGCCGTGCGCCGGCCCGATTCTGGGTCTGGTGCTCACGGGCGCCGCGCTGCAAGGCGCAAGTGTCGGCACGACGCTTTTGCTGGTCGCGTACGCGGCAGGCGCGGCCACGTCGCTCGCGCTGGCACTGCTCGTCGGCGGGCGCGTGTTCGCCGCCATGAAACGCTCTCTCGGCGCAGGTGAGTGGATCCGACGCGGGCTCGGCGGACTGATGCTCGCGGGCGTTGCCGCGATCGCATTGGGGCTGGACACCGGTGTACTCGCGCAAGTCTCGACGGCGTCGACAGGCGGTATCGAACAAAAGCTCGTGGAACAACTCGGCGCCCGCCGTCACGACGCGGCCCATACCGACACGCCGGGACAGAACGCGCCGGCAGCCGATCAAGCCAACGCAGGCGGCGCAGCCATGACCGCCACCGGCGGCGCGATGATGCTCGCCGCTGTCGATGCGCCCGCCCCGCTCCCCGTCGAAGGGCAGTTGCCTTCGCTCGACGGCGCCGTGCAGTGGCTGAACTCGCCGCCGCTCTCCGCACAAGCCTTGCGTGGGAAGGTCGTGCTCATCGACTTCTGGACATACTCCTGCATCAACTGTCTGCGCACACTGCCGTACGTGAAAGCGTGGGCACAGAAGTATCGCGATCAGGGCCTCGTTGTCATCGGTGTGCATGCCCCCGAGTTCGCGTTCGAACGCGATATCGGCAATGTGACGAAGGCCGTGCATGATCTGGGAGTCGACTACCCGGTCGCCATCGACAACAACTACGCCATCTGGCGCGCTTTCAACAATCAGTACTGGCCGGCGCACTACTTCGTCGACGCTCAGGGTCGTGTGCGTTACCACCACTTTGGCGAAGGCAACTACGCCGAGTCGGAGCGCGTGATCCAACAGCTGTTGCGTGAAGCGGGCGCCAAGCAGGTCGCCGGCGGAATTGCCGACGTGCAAGCCAATGGCGTTCAGCAAGCGGCCGACATGCGCGACGTCGCGTCGCCGGAAACTTATGTCGGCTACGAACGCGCCGATCACTTTGCATCGCCGGGGGGCGCCGTACGCGATCAGGCCAGCGACTATCGCGCCCCGTCAATGCCGTCCCTCAACCAATGGGGACTGGCCGGTGGCTGGCGTGTCGGGCCGGAGCAGGCCACGGCAACCGAGACCGGCGCACGCATCGTCTATCGATTCCACGCCCGTGATCTGCACCTCGTACTCGGCCCCGACACGAACGGCAAGCCCGTGCGCTTTCGCGTGACGATCGACGGCAATGCGCCCGGCAACGCTCACGGCACAGACGTCACCGCCGACGGGGCCGGCACAGTGACCTCACAACGCCTGTACCAGCTGGTGCGTCAGTCGGCTCAGGCGGGCGAGGTACGCGACCGCACGTTCTCCATCGAGTTTCTGGATCCGGGCGTGTCTGCCTATGCCTTTACGTTTGGTTGA
- the msrB gene encoding peptide-methionine (R)-S-oxide reductase MsrB, whose product MSLSENDPHRSTEPRESSKSPKSHQPRRAAAGSPHPVPSRRVFLLSATAAAAAVAAGLVPRLVRPARAEDARHANTPEHFEVAYSDAEWRKRLTPGQYEILRNEGTERPYSSPLNDEHRAGTFSCAGCALPLFSSRTKFDSHTGWPSFWTPLEHAVGTRTDTTFGMVRTEVHCRRCGGHLGHVFDDGPKPTGLRYCMNGLAMTFNPQAA is encoded by the coding sequence ATGAGTTTGTCCGAAAACGATCCACACCGCTCAACTGAGCCGCGCGAGTCGTCCAAGTCGCCTAAGTCGCATCAGCCGCGCCGCGCTGCCGCCGGGAGCCCCCACCCGGTACCATCGCGCCGGGTGTTTCTGCTGAGCGCGACCGCTGCGGCGGCGGCCGTCGCCGCCGGACTGGTGCCGCGGCTCGTGCGCCCGGCACGGGCGGAAGACGCCCGCCATGCCAACACCCCCGAACACTTCGAGGTGGCCTACAGCGACGCCGAGTGGCGCAAGCGCCTGACGCCCGGGCAGTACGAAATCCTGCGCAACGAAGGGACCGAGCGTCCCTATTCGAGCCCGCTCAACGACGAACACCGCGCCGGCACCTTCTCTTGTGCCGGTTGCGCACTGCCGCTCTTTTCGTCGCGCACGAAATTCGACAGCCACACCGGCTGGCCGAGCTTCTGGACACCGCTTGAGCACGCCGTCGGCACGCGTACCGACACAACGTTCGGCATGGTTCGCACCGAAGTGCATTGCCGGCGTTGTGGCGGCCACCTGGGCCATGTGTTCGACGATGGGCCGAAGCCGACCGGTCTGCGCTATTGCATGAACGGCCTTGCCATGACGTTCAATCCGCAAGCAGCCTGA
- a CDS encoding response regulator transcription factor yields MESPRRVLLVEDDVHIADLLTLHLRDERFEVVHCADGDEGLRRLSEGGWDALILDLMLPGVDGLEICRRAREMTRYTPIIITSARSSEVHRILGLELGADDYLAKPFSVLELVARVKALMRRVDALARNARMEAGSLAVSGLFIDPIAREASLGGKRLDLTPREFDLLYFFARQPGKVFSRMDLLNAVWGYQHEGYEHTVNTHINRLRAKIEADPAQPTRILTVWGRGYKFATDGGPDGPSADPGAV; encoded by the coding sequence ATGGAATCGCCGCGCCGTGTTTTGCTCGTCGAAGACGACGTGCATATCGCCGATTTGCTCACGCTGCATTTGCGCGACGAGCGATTCGAAGTCGTGCATTGCGCCGACGGCGACGAGGGGTTGCGCCGGTTGTCCGAAGGCGGCTGGGATGCCCTGATCCTCGACCTGATGCTGCCGGGCGTCGATGGTCTGGAAATCTGCCGCCGGGCGCGGGAGATGACGCGCTACACCCCCATCATCATCACGAGTGCGCGCTCTAGCGAAGTCCATCGGATTCTCGGGCTGGAACTCGGGGCCGACGACTATCTGGCCAAGCCGTTTTCGGTGCTGGAACTGGTCGCCCGGGTCAAGGCGCTTATGCGACGGGTCGACGCGCTGGCTCGCAACGCGCGCATGGAGGCTGGCAGTCTGGCGGTTTCCGGGTTGTTCATCGATCCGATCGCCCGCGAAGCGTCGCTCGGTGGCAAGCGGCTCGATCTCACGCCGCGCGAGTTCGATCTTCTGTACTTCTTCGCGCGCCAGCCCGGCAAGGTGTTCTCGCGCATGGATCTGCTCAATGCCGTATGGGGCTATCAGCACGAGGGCTACGAGCACACCGTCAATACTCACATCAATCGGCTGCGCGCCAAGATCGAGGCGGACCCGGCACAGCCCACACGCATCCTCACGGTCTGGGGACGTGGTTACAAGTTCGCGACCGATGGCGGACCGGACGGCCCGAGTGCCGACCCAGGAGCTGTATGA
- a CDS encoding sensor histidine kinase, protein MTRRWNLTLTQRLSLVFAVLLLVCCGTSAWMQVRANRMHEAEVIQGLSRGLAEHIAANAQLMDSNGMKPDAVRRLFGQLMVVNPSVEVYLLDMHGRITGHAAPEGHLRRTQVDLAPVHRLLDGEALPIYGDDPRNTDVRKVFSAAPLRVDGREVGYIYVVLLGEAHDRYAERGATSVALNTALWSIGLVAALCLIAGLAAFALITRPLRRLTDVVREFDIDAAPVSALPAVSLDEPASQQGRPSDEIVVLERAFRQMVERLETQWRALTRQDQERRELIANISHDLRTPLSSLHGYLETLSLKDATLTPAERRRYLGIALDQSRKVGALAQSLFELARLEHGFVQPEAEPFSITDLIQDVFQKFELSAESRGVALRAQLAPQIPVARADLGLIERVFTNLLDNALRYTPSGGEITVSVAPVGTEIEVQVSDTGPGIPESARDGLFERPFTVGGARREGGLGLRIVHRILQLHGRRITLVDAAGHAGQGATFRFTLPT, encoded by the coding sequence ATGACGCGCCGCTGGAATCTCACATTGACGCAGCGCCTGTCGCTGGTCTTCGCGGTGTTGCTGCTGGTGTGCTGCGGCACGTCGGCATGGATGCAGGTGCGCGCGAATCGCATGCACGAAGCCGAGGTGATTCAGGGGCTCTCTCGCGGACTTGCCGAGCACATTGCCGCCAATGCGCAACTGATGGACTCGAACGGTATGAAGCCGGATGCCGTGCGGCGTCTGTTCGGTCAGTTGATGGTCGTGAATCCCAGTGTCGAGGTCTATCTGCTCGACATGCACGGGCGCATCACCGGTCACGCGGCGCCGGAGGGTCATTTGCGGCGCACGCAGGTCGATCTGGCGCCTGTGCACCGGCTACTCGACGGCGAGGCGCTGCCGATCTATGGGGACGATCCGCGCAATACCGATGTTCGCAAGGTGTTCAGCGCCGCGCCGTTGCGCGTGGATGGTCGGGAGGTCGGGTACATCTACGTCGTGCTGCTCGGCGAGGCTCATGACCGGTATGCCGAACGCGGGGCAACGAGCGTTGCGCTCAATACCGCGCTATGGTCCATCGGACTCGTGGCGGCGTTGTGCCTGATTGCCGGTCTGGCGGCGTTTGCGCTCATCACCCGGCCGTTGCGACGCCTGACCGACGTTGTGCGCGAGTTCGATATCGACGCCGCCCCGGTGTCTGCGCTGCCGGCTGTCTCGTTGGACGAACCAGCCTCGCAACAGGGGCGCCCGAGCGACGAGATCGTGGTGCTGGAGCGTGCCTTCCGGCAAATGGTGGAGCGACTGGAAACGCAATGGCGCGCGCTCACGCGTCAGGATCAGGAGCGGCGCGAGCTGATCGCCAACATCTCGCACGACTTGCGCACCCCGCTGTCGTCGCTGCACGGTTATCTCGAAACGCTATCGCTCAAGGACGCCACGCTCACGCCAGCCGAGCGGCGGCGCTATCTGGGCATTGCACTCGATCAGAGCCGCAAGGTCGGGGCGCTGGCGCAGTCGCTGTTCGAACTGGCGCGCCTCGAACACGGCTTCGTACAGCCCGAGGCCGAGCCGTTCTCCATCACGGATCTGATTCAGGACGTTTTTCAGAAATTCGAGCTGAGCGCCGAGTCGCGCGGGGTAGCGCTGCGCGCGCAACTCGCACCGCAAATTCCCGTCGCACGGGCCGATCTGGGGCTGATCGAGCGGGTATTCACGAACCTGCTCGATAACGCGCTGCGGTACACGCCGTCGGGCGGGGAGATTACGGTGTCAGTGGCGCCGGTCGGCACGGAAATCGAGGTGCAGGTGAGCGATACCGGGCCGGGCATTCCCGAGAGCGCGCGCGACGGACTCTTCGAGCGGCCATTCACGGTCGGGGGCGCCCGCCGTGAGGGCGGGCTGGGCTTGCGTATCGTGCACCGTATTCTGCAACTGCACGGCCGGCGTATCACGCTGGTCGACGCCGCCGGTCATGCAGGACAGGGTGCGACGTTCCGCTTTACTTTGCCGACGTGA
- a CDS encoding RHS repeat domain-containing protein — protein sequence MLSVRSVRRGLELLTLAAALAGCAGPLPGTAPVNLPATGTATPTPPSMSPTVADAPQPVAPLPWCVQTSLREEDDLMRNFGGIPAGVRRIEETRFIASYDRSTGKVGPLDNGNRFVMEFDAQGHLLSSTDRGRYTYDADGRLRSIDGAPVDWQSADAWVVRGATRRGTWKEQVRQESDGQLEWTRRILASANGIHHRRAGSLQARLFDDECFALSRQWEAPNEARQVVTADGKVRPAPKVVSYRTFASVERKPDGGRIVRDNGASAFIDGQWLPLAWDNEVSEYSPRHELMRVTRTDAATGERHVSEYHYKYDSHGNIVRVVITSPSAAGEKVDPFANVFVRKLTYFDTVPGTPAENRITSAK from the coding sequence ATGCTTTCCGTACGCTCTGTCCGCCGTGGACTTGAACTCCTCACGCTGGCTGCGGCGCTGGCGGGTTGCGCCGGTCCCCTTCCGGGCACCGCCCCGGTGAATCTCCCGGCCACCGGCACAGCGACACCCACGCCCCCCTCGATGTCTCCCACCGTTGCCGACGCGCCGCAGCCCGTCGCCCCGTTGCCGTGGTGCGTGCAGACCTCCCTGCGCGAAGAAGACGATCTGATGCGCAACTTCGGTGGTATTCCTGCCGGGGTTCGCCGTATCGAAGAAACGCGCTTCATCGCCAGCTACGATCGCAGCACCGGCAAGGTCGGTCCGCTCGACAACGGCAATCGCTTCGTTATGGAGTTCGACGCTCAGGGCCACCTGCTCTCAAGCACCGACCGCGGCCGCTATACCTACGACGCCGACGGACGCCTGCGCAGCATCGACGGCGCCCCCGTCGATTGGCAGAGCGCCGACGCCTGGGTCGTGCGCGGCGCCACAAGGCGCGGGACATGGAAGGAGCAGGTGCGTCAGGAAAGCGACGGTCAACTGGAATGGACCCGCCGCATTCTCGCGTCGGCGAACGGCATCCATCATCGTCGCGCCGGCAGCCTGCAGGCACGCCTGTTCGACGACGAGTGCTTCGCGCTATCGCGTCAGTGGGAAGCGCCGAACGAGGCGCGTCAGGTGGTCACGGCAGACGGCAAGGTACGCCCCGCGCCGAAGGTCGTTTCCTACCGCACCTTCGCGAGTGTGGAGCGCAAACCCGACGGCGGGCGCATCGTCCGGGACAACGGCGCGTCGGCCTTCATCGACGGTCAGTGGCTGCCGCTGGCATGGGACAACGAGGTATCGGAATACTCCCCGCGCCACGAACTCATGCGCGTGACCCGCACCGACGCCGCCACCGGCGAGCGCCACGTGTCGGAGTATCACTACAAATACGACAGCCACGGCAACATTGTGCGCGTCGTGATCACCTCACCTTCCGCCGCAGGTGAAAAGGTCGACCCGTTCGCCAATGTCTTCGTGCGCAAGCTGACCTATTTCGACACCGTGCCGGGCACCCCGGCAGAGAACAGGATCACGTCGGCAAAGTAA
- a CDS encoding Hsp20/alpha crystallin family protein, translating into MNENTELTSRSSRTDVVGAQGGETAKPVTRIAPAVDVFEDSRGITLYADLPGVPREKLEVRVQDGSLNIEAEAIVPTPAELRLLHGEVRHPHFRRAFTLSPDFDVTRIDAQLRDGVLKLTIPRREEAKPRRIQVSVEQT; encoded by the coding sequence ATGAATGAAAACACTGAACTGACCTCCCGTTCATCGCGCACTGATGTCGTCGGCGCGCAGGGCGGGGAGACGGCAAAGCCTGTCACCCGTATCGCGCCCGCCGTCGACGTGTTCGAGGATAGCCGCGGCATCACACTGTATGCCGACCTTCCTGGCGTGCCACGCGAGAAGCTAGAAGTGCGCGTTCAGGACGGCAGTCTGAATATCGAAGCAGAGGCAATCGTTCCAACGCCCGCCGAACTGCGCTTGCTGCACGGCGAAGTGCGTCATCCGCATTTCCGGCGTGCGTTCACGCTGAGTCCGGATTTTGACGTGACACGTATCGATGCACAGTTGCGCGACGGCGTGCTCAAGCTGACGATTCCGCGCCGAGAGGAGGCGAAGCCGAGACGCATTCAGGTCAGCGTTGAACAGACGTAA
- a CDS encoding Hsp20/alpha crystallin family protein translates to MSDLFYNTDLLGEFDRLQRQMTSLFSGFPASLRAMRSETFPPVNIGSTDDSIEIVAFAPGLDPAAIDVLIEKGLLTISGERKPPGPDLGDDARVYARERFMGAFRRVIELPQHADPDKVSARYTNGCLMITVGRSEASKPRAISVQ, encoded by the coding sequence ATGAGCGATCTTTTCTACAACACCGATCTGTTGGGCGAATTCGACCGCCTGCAGCGGCAGATGACAAGCCTCTTCTCGGGCTTTCCGGCAAGCCTGCGCGCGATGCGCAGCGAGACCTTTCCTCCAGTGAACATCGGCAGTACCGACGACAGCATCGAGATTGTCGCGTTCGCCCCCGGGCTCGATCCGGCCGCGATCGACGTCTTGATCGAGAAGGGCCTGCTCACCATCAGCGGCGAACGCAAACCGCCTGGCCCGGACCTGGGCGACGATGCTCGCGTCTATGCCCGGGAGCGCTTTATGGGTGCTTTCCGGCGAGTGATCGAGCTGCCCCAGCACGCCGACCCGGACAAGGTCAGCGCGCGCTACACCAACGGCTGCCTGATGATCACCGTCGGGCGCTCCGAGGCGTCGAAGCCGCGGGCGATTTCCGTCCAGTAA
- a CDS encoding co-chaperone GroES, with amino-acid sequence MQIRPLYDRVIVKRIEAQRTTVSGIVIPDSAAEKPEQGEVVAVGTGRLLQDGTLRALQLKVGDRVLFGKYAGQTVKVDGEELLVMREEDVMGVLEADAGAARKAA; translated from the coding sequence ATGCAGATTCGTCCCCTCTACGACCGGGTTATCGTCAAGCGAATCGAAGCGCAGCGAACTACGGTCTCGGGCATCGTGATTCCCGATTCAGCGGCTGAAAAGCCGGAGCAAGGTGAAGTGGTTGCGGTCGGCACTGGTCGACTGCTGCAAGACGGAACGCTGCGCGCGCTCCAGTTGAAAGTCGGTGATCGGGTGCTGTTTGGCAAATATGCAGGCCAGACGGTCAAGGTCGACGGTGAAGAATTGCTTGTCATGCGCGAGGAAGACGTCATGGGCGTTCTCGAGGCCGACGCCGGCGCTGCACGCAAGGCCGCCTGA
- the groL gene encoding chaperonin GroEL (60 kDa chaperone family; promotes refolding of misfolded polypeptides especially under stressful conditions; forms two stacked rings of heptamers to form a barrel-shaped 14mer; ends can be capped by GroES; misfolded proteins enter the barrel where they are refolded when GroES binds), translating to MSAKDVKFHDSARARIVKGVNVLADAVKVTLGPKGRNVLIERSFGAPTITKDGVSVAKEIELKDRFENMGAQIVKQVASKTADVAGDGTTTATVLAQAIVQEGMKHVAAGMNPMDLKRGIDKAVATVLDELRQLSKPISTNKEIAQVGSISANSDEAIGRIIADAMERVGKEGVITVEDGKSLDNELDVVEGMQFDRGYVSPYFITDPEKQAAYLDDALVLLHDKKISNIRDLLPILEATSKAGKPLLIVAEDIDGEALATLVVNAMRGILKVAAVKAPGFGDRRKAMLEDIAILTGATVISEETGMQLQKATLEDLGRAKRVEVRKDDTIIIDGAGDEKRIEARVQAIRTQIEEATSDYDREKLQERVAKLAGGVAVIKVGAATEVEMKEKKDRVDDALHATRAAVEEGILPGGGVALLRARSAASHLKGANSDQDAGIQIVLRALEAPLRVIAANAGDEPSVVIAKVLEGNGNFGYNAATGEYVDLVEAGVVDPTKVTRTALQNAASIAGLILTTDATVADAPKEEKTIPSGAPELEY from the coding sequence ATGAGTGCAAAAGACGTCAAATTCCATGACAGCGCGCGCGCCCGCATCGTCAAAGGGGTGAACGTGCTCGCCGATGCAGTGAAGGTCACGCTTGGACCGAAGGGTCGCAATGTGCTGATCGAACGCAGCTTTGGCGCCCCCACCATCACGAAGGACGGTGTATCGGTTGCCAAGGAAATCGAGCTGAAAGACCGCTTCGAAAACATGGGCGCGCAGATCGTCAAACAGGTCGCCTCGAAGACCGCCGATGTGGCCGGCGACGGAACGACTACCGCCACCGTGCTTGCGCAGGCCATCGTGCAGGAAGGCATGAAGCATGTTGCCGCCGGCATGAATCCGATGGACCTCAAGCGTGGTATCGACAAGGCCGTCGCTACCGTGCTTGATGAACTGCGCCAACTCTCGAAGCCGATTTCCACGAACAAGGAAATCGCGCAGGTGGGATCGATCTCTGCAAATTCAGACGAAGCGATTGGCAGAATCATTGCCGATGCCATGGAACGAGTCGGCAAAGAGGGCGTGATTACGGTCGAAGACGGCAAGTCGCTCGACAACGAACTCGACGTAGTGGAGGGCATGCAATTCGATCGCGGCTACGTCAGCCCGTACTTCATCACCGATCCGGAAAAGCAGGCGGCGTATCTGGACGACGCTCTGGTCCTGCTCCACGACAAGAAAATCTCGAACATCCGGGATCTGCTGCCCATCCTTGAGGCGACCTCGAAGGCGGGCAAACCCCTGCTGATCGTTGCGGAAGATATCGACGGCGAAGCCCTGGCAACGCTCGTGGTCAACGCGATGCGCGGCATTCTGAAGGTGGCCGCCGTCAAGGCGCCCGGGTTTGGCGACCGCCGCAAGGCGATGCTCGAGGACATTGCGATCCTCACCGGAGCCACCGTCATTTCCGAAGAAACCGGCATGCAGCTTCAGAAAGCCACGCTCGAGGATCTGGGGCGGGCCAAGCGCGTCGAAGTCCGCAAGGACGACACCATCATCATTGACGGTGCGGGTGACGAGAAGCGCATCGAGGCGCGCGTGCAGGCGATCCGTACGCAAATCGAAGAGGCGACGAGCGACTACGATCGCGAGAAACTGCAAGAGCGCGTGGCGAAGCTGGCGGGCGGTGTGGCCGTAATCAAGGTCGGCGCGGCGACCGAGGTTGAGATGAAGGAGAAGAAAGACCGCGTCGACGACGCGTTGCATGCAACGCGCGCGGCGGTAGAAGAAGGTATCTTGCCGGGCGGCGGCGTGGCGCTTCTGCGTGCGCGGTCTGCGGCAAGCCACCTGAAAGGCGCTAACAGCGATCAGGACGCGGGCATCCAGATCGTGCTGCGTGCGCTCGAAGCACCGTTGCGCGTCATCGCCGCCAACGCCGGGGACGAGCCTTCGGTGGTCATCGCGAAAGTGCTCGAGGGCAATGGCAATTTCGGCTATAACGCAGCCACGGGCGAGTATGTCGATCTTGTCGAGGCGGGCGTGGTCGATCCGACCAAGGTTACGCGCACGGCTCTGCAAAACGCTGCTTCGATTGCCGGGCTGATCCTGACGACGGATGCCACGGTCGCCGACGCGCCGAAAGAGGAAAAGACAATTCCGTCCGGCGCACCGGAACTCGAGTACTGA
- a CDS encoding lipocalin family protein translates to MTQYAASAYPLAGGLLSRIVGWTKRAAARLARGLAVSCATLCCIALAGCSGSPPNPNPLANVPLKVTSVDLPRYMGRWYVVANIPYFAERGFVATRAEWVLRDDGRIDDHFYGRKGGFDQPETHYQFLDSVVPGSEGGHWRVRLIWPIYVSQLTLYVDPDYRYTILGYPDKSLGWIFSRTPTIDDATYRSLLTRLEAMGYDSSRFRRVPQLPEQLGLPGFATPGQDN, encoded by the coding sequence ATGACCCAATATGCTGCGAGTGCTTATCCGCTGGCGGGCGGGCTCCTCTCCCGGATAGTCGGCTGGACAAAGCGAGCGGCGGCGCGGTTGGCACGCGGTCTGGCCGTGTCATGCGCAACGCTATGTTGCATAGCGCTCGCAGGCTGCTCCGGGTCCCCTCCCAACCCCAACCCTCTCGCCAATGTTCCGCTCAAGGTTACCTCGGTCGACTTGCCTCGATACATGGGCCGCTGGTACGTCGTTGCCAACATTCCCTATTTCGCCGAGCGTGGCTTCGTCGCGACCCGAGCGGAATGGGTACTTCGAGACGATGGAAGAATCGACGATCACTTCTATGGCCGCAAAGGGGGATTCGACCAGCCCGAAACCCACTACCAGTTTCTCGACAGCGTAGTGCCGGGCAGCGAAGGCGGTCACTGGCGTGTACGACTCATCTGGCCGATCTACGTCTCTCAACTCACCTTGTACGTGGATCCCGATTACCGCTACACCATTCTCGGCTACCCGGATAAATCGCTTGGATGGATATTCTCGCGCACGCCGACGATTGACGACGCGACTTACCGCTCGCTGCTCACGCGATTGGAAGCTATGGGCTATGACAGCTCGCGCTTTCGGCGAGTCCCCCAGTTGCCGGAGCAACTCGGTCTGCCGGGGTTCGCTACGCCGGGCCAGGACAACTGA
- a CDS encoding fasciclin domain-containing protein produces MKKFKQAGFLAICLSVGAVTGFQAVSASAAMDGADQTVMVGGAAMYPSKNIIQNAVNSKDHTTLVAAVKAAGLVDTLSGAGPFTVFAPTNEAFAALPAGTVDGLLKPESRPALVKVLTYHVVPGRLSAQELMKAVNDGGGKAILKTVEGDSLTVMSDGTHLTVTDDKGGTARVTIGNVMQSNGVIHVVDKVLLP; encoded by the coding sequence ATGAAAAAGTTCAAGCAAGCCGGATTTCTTGCGATCTGTCTGTCTGTGGGCGCCGTTACCGGCTTCCAGGCTGTCTCGGCGTCGGCCGCCATGGATGGCGCGGATCAAACGGTCATGGTGGGCGGGGCGGCCATGTATCCCTCCAAGAACATTATTCAGAACGCGGTCAATTCTAAGGACCACACGACGCTGGTAGCCGCAGTAAAAGCGGCGGGGCTAGTCGATACCCTTTCCGGCGCCGGGCCGTTCACGGTTTTCGCGCCCACGAATGAGGCGTTTGCGGCGCTTCCGGCCGGGACAGTCGACGGATTACTGAAGCCGGAGAGCCGGCCCGCGCTGGTGAAGGTGTTGACCTATCACGTGGTTCCGGGCCGCCTCTCGGCTCAGGAACTCATGAAGGCGGTCAACGACGGCGGGGGCAAGGCGATCCTGAAAACGGTCGAGGGAGACTCGCTAACCGTGATGAGCGACGGTACTCACCTGACGGTGACCGATGACAAAGGCGGCACCGCGCGCGTCACTATCGGAAACGTCATGCAATCGAACGGCGTGATTCATGTCGTCGACAAGGTGCTCCTGCCGTAA